The region CCGTGCTCTTCTTTTGATATAAACAGTGAATTGCCAGTTAGTGTTTCAAAAGCTATTTTAACTGACAGAACAGCCAAAAATACTTTAGCCATTGTTTTTGTGGAGCCACTTTCCTGCGTCTCGCAAAGCGTAATGTAGAATATTAAACTGCATATTACGCCCGAAAGTCCGCCATAATAACTCATAGTAGGCTCAAAGATAATCAACGCTGTGCCAATACTAGTCGCGCTTAGTAGGGACAGGGCAAGAAAACGCCAATGGCTTCTTGCTTCCATAATTGCACCGATTGCGCCGAAAGCAAGTAAGTTGCAAACTAAATGACTGTTCGAAAAATGGACTAGATGAGAAGAGAGAAGGCGCCAGGCCTCACCCTTTAGAGCCGCATCTCGACTATAGATAAACACTAAGGCTGTCTCGGGCGAGAAAAAAGACCATATACAAAGCGCCATTATCGATAGCGTAATTATGGGCAAGCCAGCGACCATGTTTTACGCGTTGGTTTCTCTTTTCAACCAGCAAGTGCCACAAATGAGTAGAACGATAATTGCGAACGAAATATCAAGGCTCCCAAGGCCAGTGTAGCCAGATGAGTAAACCACTTTATAATCCTCTGGATTTTCTTTTAGTTTTTCTCTAAAAAGCTCAAGCTGGATGTCGAGATTTCTTGCTAGATCGATACTAGCCTCTTTAAAGCCTCCTACACTATCGTGTCTGAGCTGTTCCGACATGTTCACAGGGGTGGCCTTACTCTTGATGTGACTTATTCCTGGCGCACGAAAAAGCATTTTTCGGCTCTCAATATCATAGACTAATGCATCGACCATTGTATGTGTGTCGTTCTTTTCACCTGGAACGACATAAGCGCCAACGATGGTCCAATATGTAATAGAGGCTAACCCTTCATCTGTAAATTGTGTCTGGTCATAGGACAGAAGTGCAACTATATCAATGCCGTACATTGTTCTGATTTGATCCAAATTTGCGAAACTTCCGTTCTTCCATAGATATGCAGAGGGTATAATTTCGATAGATTTTACGAATTCATAGTTCCTAAAATGTTGACTTACGTCCTTCATTAACTCCATTTTGTCTTTTTCGGTGAAGGTGAGGCGAGCGTCCTTGTCTTCTGGAACGAAAGCTATGCCAACACGTGCGGGAAGCTTTAAATTTGGTATGGTGGGATGCTCAACGTGACGGTTCTCGCTGGGGTAGAGATAATCGACAACACTGCTTCGTCGATGTTGCAAATGCTTCCCTCCAAAAACGCTACAGGCGGTTAATGGCAATAGCAAGCTCATGATTAGCAGTCTCGGCATGTAAATATTTAGTAACCCAATAATGTCCATAATCCGCTCCTCTGCCTGTGGAAAAATAATGCGATCCCCGACTTATTACTCTGTACCATTTTTTGAACTATGACGACAACACTAATCTTCTATTGCTGCAAACCCTTTTCAAATCTGTAGAAAATTGCACGTGGCGTAAACAATGAGGCCCAACATTTCTTTACATTCTCAAGTAAGGTTTCTTCTGTCGTGTTTAAGTAACTTTCAAGCTGACCAGCCCATGCGGCGTTTGCAGAGTCTTCAGCAGTAGCGGAGGATCTAACCGCCACAAATCTAGCATCCAGGTATCTAAAAGATGCCCGAATTTTATCGGCGACCTCTTGCGGCAGTGTCGCGTTAAGAAATAATGATCTTATCTTTTCAGAGCAGGTTTCAACCGCCGGTAGATCGGTGTGGTTTAGTGAACCTAGAATTGTGTCAACCTCTCCACGCTTAAGGTGCACAAAGCATCAAATTAGCAACATTTGACGGGTTAAGGAAAGCCGCGTAACAATGTTAAATAAAGACCGCTAAGAAATTTCAACTACAGGATGGACATCCTCCGATTACGGCGCAAAGACCATACATAACAGCTTGTGCTAAGCCAATATTATCCGCTCCAACGACCAAAATAAATAGACCAGTCGCAATCGCACCACCTTCAAAAAGAATACTTATAGCGACCATGGTATGCATCAACGTTGGTGGGGGCGAGCAGTAACACCAATGGCTGGTTAAGACAAGATTTCTCTCCACTTGAAATCCACCTCTCTCGCTGATATGATTTATTTGCTGTTTATAAATTTTTCCTGTCTACCGAAGCGGGGCAAGTTCAATAAACTGGACACCTTGAGCTTATGGTTGTTGTCTTGGAAATGAGTGGTATTTAATGCTAAAGAGTTTAACCGCTTCACTATGCAAGCTCTTGATAATATCGGTGGTTGCAGCCTGCTCCGCATCTGGGAAGAAA is a window of Deltaproteobacteria bacterium DNA encoding:
- the rrtA gene encoding rhombosortase; the encoded protein is MVAGLPIITLSIMALCIWSFFSPETALVFIYSRDAALKGEAWRLLSSHLVHFSNSHLVCNLLAFGAIGAIMEARSHWRFLALSLLSATSIGTALIIFEPTMSYYGGLSGVICSLIFYITLCETQESGSTKTMAKVFLAVLSVKIAFETLTGNSLFISKEEHG
- the rhlP gene encoding rhombotarget lipoprotein (RhlP (RHombo-target LipoProtein) is a family of predicted lipoproteins that, in general, co-occurs with a form of rhombosortase, and that has an apparent cleavage site for that enzyme, a GlyGly motif, near the C-terminus.) produces the protein MPRLLIMSLLLPLTACSVFGGKHLQHRRSSVVDYLYPSENRHVEHPTIPNLKLPARVGIAFVPEDKDARLTFTEKDKMELMKDVSQHFRNYEFVKSIEIIPSAYLWKNGSFANLDQIRTMYGIDIVALLSYDQTQFTDEGLASITYWTIVGAYVVPGEKNDTHTMVDALVYDIESRKMLFRAPGISHIKSKATPVNMSEQLRHDSVGGFKEASIDLARNLDIQLELFREKLKENPEDYKVVYSSGYTGLGSLDISFAIIVLLICGTCWLKRETNA